A window of Pseudomonas alcaliphila JAB1 genomic DNA:
CGATATGCCCAGCGCCGACCCAGCCATCCGCGCCGAGCTGGAAGCAAGGGCCGCAGCCGAAGGTTGGGAGGCGCTGCATCGGGAGCTGGCTGAGGTCGATCCGCAGTCCGCCGCGCGCATCCATCCCAACGATCCGCAGCGTCTGACCCGGGCGCTTGAGGTCTATCGCGTGAGCGGCCTGAGCATGACCGAGCATCGCCTGCGCCAGGCTGCAGGAAATCCCGATGCGGGCACATCAGGCACCGGGCAATTACCCTATACTGTTGCTCAGCTTGCTATCGCACCAGCGCAGCGTCAGGTTTTGCATGACCGCATCGCTCAACGATTTCGGGTGATGTTGGAACAGGGTTTCGTGGAAGAGGTCGAAGCCCTGCGTAGACGAAGTGACTTGCACGCGGGATTGCCGTCTATACGGGCGGTGGGTTATCGCCAGTTATGGGAATACCTCGATGGCGAGCTGTCCCGGGACGATATGGTCGAGCGGGGCATCATCGCCACTCGGCAATTGGCCAAGCGTCAGTTCACCTGGCTACGCGGTTGGGAGAACTTGCATTGGCTCGATAGCCTGGCCTGCGACAATCTGTCTCGCGCCTTGAAATACCTGGAAAGCGTCTCCATAT
This region includes:
- the miaA gene encoding tRNA (adenosine(37)-N6)-dimethylallyltransferase MiaA yields the protein MSSLPPAIFLMGPTAAGKTDLALELARVLPCDLISVDSALVYRGMDIGTAKPERVVLDEFPHALIDIRDPLESYSAAEFRADALAAMAESAARGRIPLLVGGTMLYYKALLEGLADMPSADPAIRAELEARAAAEGWEALHRELAEVDPQSAARIHPNDPQRLTRALEVYRVSGLSMTEHRLRQAAGNPDAGTSGTGQLPYTVAQLAIAPAQRQVLHDRIAQRFRVMLEQGFVEEVEALRRRSDLHAGLPSIRAVGYRQLWEYLDGELSRDDMVERGIIATRQLAKRQFTWLRGWENLHWLDSLACDNLSRALKYLESVSILK